In Bradyrhizobium sp. 1(2017), one DNA window encodes the following:
- a CDS encoding VOC family protein, which yields MSKVTPCLWFNGDAEDAANFYVSLLPDSKIVHVQRNVSDGPSGKEGSVLVVEFTLGGQRLVALNGGMKMEYTHAISLMIDCDDQAQVDSVWNAFLAHGGKEEQCGWLRDRWGVAWQVVPKAMFEFLSSADKAAAARAVQAMMKMVKLDVDVLRQAFEGKSAA from the coding sequence ATGTCCAAGGTCACACCCTGCCTGTGGTTCAACGGCGATGCCGAAGACGCCGCGAACTTCTATGTCTCGCTGCTGCCCGATTCCAAGATCGTGCACGTCCAGCGCAACGTCTCCGATGGCCCCTCCGGCAAGGAAGGTTCGGTGCTCGTCGTCGAGTTCACGCTCGGCGGGCAGCGTCTGGTCGCGCTGAATGGCGGCATGAAGATGGAGTACACCCACGCGATATCGCTGATGATCGATTGCGACGACCAGGCCCAGGTCGACAGCGTCTGGAACGCATTCCTCGCCCATGGTGGCAAGGAAGAGCAATGCGGCTGGCTCAGGGATCGCTGGGGCGTGGCCTGGCAGGTGGTGCCGAAGGCGATGTTCGAATTCCTGTCGAGCGCGGACAAGGCAGCGGCGGCGCGCGCCGTGCAGGCCATGATGAAGATGGTCAAGCTCGACGTGGACGTGCTGCGTCAGGCGTTCGAGGGCAAGTCCGCGGCGTGA
- a CDS encoding VOC family protein, producing the protein MPKMIFVSLPVTDLKRATAFYEAVGAVKNPQFCDDTASCMAFSETIFAMLMTHDKFRQFTPKPIANARTSNQVLLCLSADSRGDVDDIVARAEAAGGVADPSPKDEYSFMYGRSFEDPDGHMWGVNWMDLAAAPQQPDLANA; encoded by the coding sequence ATGCCCAAGATGATCTTCGTCAGCCTGCCGGTGACCGACCTCAAGCGCGCCACTGCCTTCTATGAGGCGGTCGGCGCGGTCAAGAACCCGCAATTTTGCGACGACACGGCGTCTTGCATGGCTTTTTCCGAGACCATCTTCGCCATGCTGATGACCCACGACAAATTCCGTCAGTTCACGCCGAAGCCGATCGCGAATGCCAGGACCTCGAACCAGGTGCTCCTCTGCCTGTCCGCTGACAGCCGCGGCGACGTCGACGATATCGTCGCCAGGGCCGAGGCCGCGGGCGGAGTGGCCGATCCCAGCCCCAAGGACGAATATAGCTTCATGTATGGCCGCAGCTTCGAGGATCCCGATGGCCATATGTGGGGCGTGAACTGGATGGATCTCGCGGCGGCCCCTCAGCAGCCCGACCTCGCGAACGCCTGA
- a CDS encoding phospholipid carrier-dependent glycosyltransferase: MWRNYHKRRGTCAMLSDSRGRMRSMKLAISFFARGDANLPRKTSPQQTLELVAVPKVSRSAVIAVAIFLIAHLVLLIGVVTPQKFVFDEVHYVPAARQMLAPAMSQPMLNPMHPPLGKELIAASIAVFGDNALGWRYPATLFGALAVVAIYLCGLALFSAQGPAIAAALIAGSNQMLYVQARIAMLDIFALGFGLLATAAFMHGFRRERPHAPFALAGSLFGCAAACKWSGLFPLGVCIVVVAVIRLMQGWRTQFADARPSDWYRPDLWAGFRAQHAALCFVLLPATTYLAAFVPLHGLSLPDLIEAQRRIFADNTTTAIAGHTYMSAWPSWPLLARPVWFLFDKTAEDHVAAIVFLGNPLVAWPALFALAVVLRDFVVARRWDAFLIAAFYFGPWLAWALLPRTLGFIYYYLPAATAASLALVYVLRREGLPRWLLWAYVGLAAAGFAIMLPISAAFIGVSMQTFNRLMLFQSWI; the protein is encoded by the coding sequence ATGTGGCGGAATTATCACAAGCGGCGCGGGACGTGCGCTATGCTTAGTGACAGCCGCGGCAGAATGCGTTCAATGAAACTTGCGATCTCTTTTTTTGCCCGCGGTGACGCAAATTTGCCACGCAAAACATCCCCACAGCAGACGCTGGAATTGGTTGCGGTTCCAAAGGTGTCGCGAAGCGCAGTGATTGCTGTCGCGATATTCCTGATCGCTCATCTTGTGCTGCTGATCGGTGTTGTGACGCCGCAGAAGTTCGTCTTCGATGAGGTGCATTACGTGCCGGCGGCGCGGCAGATGCTGGCGCCTGCAATGTCGCAGCCGATGCTCAATCCAATGCACCCGCCGCTGGGCAAGGAGCTGATCGCGGCGTCGATCGCAGTCTTCGGCGACAACGCGCTTGGCTGGCGCTATCCGGCGACCTTGTTCGGCGCACTCGCCGTCGTCGCGATCTATCTGTGCGGCCTTGCGCTGTTCTCCGCGCAAGGGCCGGCGATCGCGGCGGCGCTGATCGCGGGCAGCAACCAGATGCTCTACGTGCAGGCGCGCATCGCCATGCTCGATATTTTCGCGCTCGGCTTCGGTCTGCTTGCAACCGCCGCTTTCATGCATGGTTTTCGACGGGAGCGGCCGCACGCGCCGTTCGCGCTCGCGGGCAGCCTGTTCGGCTGTGCTGCGGCGTGCAAATGGAGCGGCCTGTTCCCGCTCGGCGTCTGCATCGTCGTTGTCGCGGTGATCCGCCTGATGCAGGGCTGGCGCACCCAGTTTGCCGACGCCAGGCCGAGCGACTGGTACCGGCCGGACCTCTGGGCCGGTTTTCGCGCGCAGCATGCCGCGCTCTGCTTCGTCCTCCTGCCGGCGACGACGTATCTCGCCGCTTTCGTTCCGCTCCATGGATTGTCGTTGCCGGACCTGATCGAGGCGCAGCGGCGGATCTTCGCCGACAACACCACGACCGCCATCGCCGGCCACACCTATATGAGCGCATGGCCATCCTGGCCGTTGCTGGCGCGTCCGGTCTGGTTCCTGTTCGACAAGACGGCGGAGGACCACGTCGCCGCGATCGTCTTTCTCGGCAATCCGCTGGTCGCATGGCCGGCGTTGTTCGCGCTCGCCGTTGTGCTGCGCGACTTCGTCGTCGCGCGGCGCTGGGACGCCTTCCTGATCGCGGCGTTCTATTTCGGCCCCTGGCTCGCCTGGGCGCTGCTGCCGCGCACGCTGGGCTTCATCTACTATTACCTGCCGGCCGCAACCGCGGCGTCGCTTGCTCTGGTCTATGTGCTGCGGCGGGAGGGGCTGCCGCGCTGGCTGCTGTGGGCCTATGTCGGCCTCGCCGCGGCCGGCTTTGCAATCATGCTGCCGATTTCCGCGGCCTTCATCGGCGTCTCGATGCAGACCTTCAACCGGTTGATGCTGTTCCAGAGCTGGATATGA
- a CDS encoding CsbD family protein has translation MGSTTDKIKGTANEAIGKAKQGIGEATGSDRMKGEGVVQEVKGKGQQAMGDAKDAAKEAMDRAAAAARRAAE, from the coding sequence ATGGGCAGCACGACCGACAAGATCAAGGGCACCGCGAACGAGGCGATCGGCAAGGCCAAGCAGGGCATCGGTGAAGCCACCGGTTCCGATCGCATGAAGGGCGAAGGCGTGGTGCAGGAAGTAAAGGGCAAGGGCCAGCAGGCCATGGGAGATGCCAAGGACGCTGCGAAGGAAGCAATGGATCGCGCTGCGGCGGCCGCGCGTCGCGCAGCTGAATAG
- a CDS encoding FKBP-type peptidyl-prolyl cis-trans isomerase, with the protein MQRFQRALLALMSALAITVIAGVSHFVSTTASAQTAGKTMTTASGLQIIDGVVGTGASPKPGQICVMHYTGWLYENGQKGKKFDSSVDRNEPFEFPIGKGRVIAGWDEGVASMKVGGKRTLIIPPQLGYGARGAGGVIPPNATLMFEVELLGVK; encoded by the coding sequence ATGCAGCGTTTCCAGCGCGCGCTTCTCGCCCTGATGTCGGCACTCGCGATCACCGTGATCGCCGGCGTGTCGCATTTCGTTTCCACCACGGCCTCGGCCCAGACCGCAGGAAAGACCATGACAACAGCTTCAGGCTTGCAGATCATCGACGGCGTCGTCGGCACTGGCGCTTCGCCAAAGCCGGGCCAGATCTGCGTGATGCACTACACCGGCTGGCTGTACGAGAACGGCCAGAAGGGCAAGAAATTCGACTCGTCCGTCGACCGCAACGAGCCGTTCGAATTCCCGATCGGCAAGGGACGCGTCATCGCCGGCTGGGACGAGGGCGTTGCCTCGATGAAGGTGGGGGGCAAGCGCACGCTGATCATCCCGCCGCAACTCGGCTATGGTGCGCGCGGCGCCGGCGGCGTGATCCCGCCCAACGCGACGCTGATGTTCGAGGTGGAATTGCTTGGAGTGAAGTGA
- a CDS encoding cupin domain-containing protein has protein sequence MSGHDHSHSHHDHDHDRWKHDGVRVIPGNQLDTNVPSTAGMDRAAAINFARVGAQKLWAGTVSIKPDAKTGAHHHGHLESVIYVVKGKARMRWGEKLQFTAEAGPGDFIFVPPYVPHQEINASPDEVLECVLVRSDGEAVAINLDIEPVEKPETVLWIDPVHRDPNEKK, from the coding sequence ATGAGCGGCCATGATCATTCGCATTCCCACCATGACCACGATCATGATCGCTGGAAGCATGACGGCGTGCGTGTCATTCCCGGCAACCAGCTCGACACCAACGTGCCGTCGACCGCCGGTATGGACCGTGCGGCCGCCATCAATTTCGCGCGTGTCGGCGCACAGAAATTGTGGGCGGGTACGGTCAGCATCAAGCCCGACGCCAAGACCGGAGCGCATCACCATGGCCATCTCGAAAGCGTCATCTACGTCGTGAAGGGCAAGGCGCGGATGCGCTGGGGCGAGAAGCTGCAATTCACCGCCGAGGCCGGCCCCGGCGATTTCATCTTCGTTCCGCCCTATGTGCCGCATCAGGAGATCAACGCCAGCCCCGACGAGGTGCTGGAATGCGTGCTGGTGCGCAGCGACGGCGAGGCGGTGGCGATCAATCTCGACATCGAGCCGGTCGAGAAGCCCGAGACCGTGCTGTGGATCGACCCCGTCCACCGCGATCCCAACGAGAAGAAGTAG
- a CDS encoding FecR family protein, with amino-acid sequence MNLRFWLFPSLLSAALCTSPCAQAQTRVGQAVVIQNEVVRVAATTTPINVGDSMLRDETVRTGADSAARFVMADSTNLSLGPSATLKLDRTVFNDDHSYRDVAIRMTTGAFRFVTGNSDKAAYKITTPLATIGVRGTTLDILSQRGRSVVVLQDGAASVCATKSQCVQLTQPGDTAIITSTGGKVSITKTNTPPWTFAANCAASAGLCAVNQYAGASPTITPAVQDDGMLCGR; translated from the coding sequence ATGAATTTGCGTTTTTGGCTTTTCCCCTCTCTGCTGTCGGCCGCCTTGTGCACATCCCCTTGCGCGCAGGCACAAACACGCGTCGGCCAAGCCGTCGTGATCCAGAACGAAGTGGTGCGCGTCGCCGCGACCACCACACCGATCAATGTCGGCGACAGCATGCTGCGCGACGAGACCGTGCGCACCGGCGCCGACAGCGCCGCGCGCTTCGTCATGGCCGACAGCACCAATTTGTCGCTGGGGCCCAGCGCGACGCTGAAGCTCGACCGCACCGTCTTCAATGACGACCACAGCTATCGCGACGTCGCGATCCGCATGACCACCGGCGCATTCCGCTTCGTCACCGGCAACTCCGACAAGGCCGCCTACAAGATTACGACGCCGCTCGCGACCATCGGCGTGCGCGGCACCACGCTCGACATTCTCTCGCAGCGCGGCCGCTCCGTCGTGGTACTTCAGGACGGCGCTGCCAGCGTCTGCGCGACGAAGTCCCAATGCGTGCAGCTCACCCAGCCCGGCGACACCGCGATCATCACCTCGACCGGCGGCAAGGTCAGCATCACCAAGACCAACACGCCGCCCTGGACCTTCGCTGCCAACTGCGCGGCAAGCGCCGGGCTTTGCGCCGTCAACCAATATGCCGGCGCCTCGCCGACCATCACGCCTGCCGTCCAGGACGACGGCATGCTGTGCGGGCGGTGA